One genomic segment of Bacteroidota bacterium includes these proteins:
- a CDS encoding divalent metal cation transporter: MKSFTSKLLGRWKKLGPGLVTGASDDDPSGIATYSQAGAAYGLSTLWTAIVAFPLMAAIQQMCARIGLVTSQGLTGTLKKHYPRPVLYLMLLFSFPAIVLNIGADIAGMGAVGNLLVPSVDANYFSVIFTLLLLVLIIYLPYQKIASILKYLCIVMLVYFVVPFLYKQDFVEILKSTFIPTIKFDKGFISVIVGILGTTISPYLFFWQASVEVEEMKNKRKHLMVNKKIINAMNKDVDFGMTVSGFVMYFIILTTGTVLFKGGIHQIDTVEQAAMALRPLAGDLAYLLFAVGVIGTGLIAIPVLSGSLSYIFAETFGWEQGLDKKFHQAKGFYTIIAISLALGLSLNYVGITPIQSLIYTAILYGMTAPVLIAIILHISNNKKIMGDNVNGILSNILGFTALIIMTVAAVALIYLQFAG; encoded by the coding sequence ATGAAATCGTTTACGTCCAAACTTCTCGGTCGGTGGAAGAAACTCGGTCCCGGACTCGTCACGGGCGCAAGTGATGATGACCCCTCGGGCATTGCCACCTATTCGCAAGCGGGCGCCGCCTACGGACTCTCGACGTTGTGGACGGCCATTGTGGCCTTTCCGCTCATGGCAGCCATTCAGCAGATGTGTGCGCGTATCGGCTTGGTGACCTCGCAGGGGCTCACCGGCACCCTGAAAAAGCATTATCCGCGACCGGTTTTGTACTTGATGTTGCTGTTCAGTTTTCCGGCCATCGTCCTGAACATCGGTGCTGACATCGCCGGCATGGGCGCCGTGGGCAATCTGCTTGTACCCTCGGTCGATGCCAATTACTTCAGCGTAATCTTTACCCTGCTGCTTCTTGTGCTGATCATTTACCTGCCCTACCAGAAAATCGCCTCCATTCTGAAGTATTTATGCATTGTGATGCTGGTCTATTTTGTGGTGCCGTTTTTGTACAAGCAAGACTTTGTCGAAATTCTCAAATCGACGTTCATTCCCACGATCAAATTTGACAAGGGATTTATTTCGGTGATTGTTGGCATCTTGGGGACCACGATTTCGCCGTATCTTTTTTTCTGGCAAGCCTCGGTGGAAGTCGAGGAAATGAAAAATAAGCGCAAGCATTTGATGGTCAATAAAAAGATCATCAACGCGATGAACAAGGATGTGGATTTTGGGATGACGGTTTCTGGATTTGTGATGTATTTCATCATTTTGACCACGGGAACGGTGTTGTTCAAGGGGGGCATTCACCAAATTGACACGGTGGAACAGGCTGCGATGGCCTTGAGGCCCTTGGCAGGCGACCTCGCCTATTTGCTGTTTGCGGTCGGTGTCATCGGTACGGGACTGATTGCCATTCCGGTTTTGAGCGGATCGTTGTCCTATATTTTTGCCGAAACCTTTGGCTGGGAACAGGGGCTGGACAAGAAATTTCACCAAGCCAAGGGCTTTTATACCATCATTGCGATTTCATTGGCTTTGGGTTTGTCCCTGAATTACGTCGGCATCACGCCGATTCAGTCCTTGATTTATACCGCGATCCTGTATGGAATGACTGCCCCGGTTTTGATTGCGATCATCCTGCATATTTCCAACAACAAAAAAATCATGGGAGACAATGTCAATGGCATCCTGTCCAACATTCTCGGATTTACAGCCTTGATCATCATGACGGTGGCTGCCGTGGCCTTGATCTATCTGCAGTTTGCAGGGTGA
- a CDS encoding cryptochrome/photolyase family protein — protein MSTGILFPHQLFENNVLVSKCETLYLVEEYLFFRQYKFHKQKIAFHRASMKGYASYLQGKGIEVHYIEAIDPLSDVRKLIPFLKEKGVESLAYIDTTDDWLEQRLHTACKAQQVELTQYPTPMFLNSAAEITAYFAGKKRMFQTDFYKHQRLRRKILLESDQKPIGGKWSFDEENRLKYAKGKTPPKTEFLPSNAIYEEAFAYTQTHFADHYGQLNPNFRYPTTFAESKAWLREFFHSRFAEFGAYEDAILSKEHILHHSVLTPMLNVGLLTPQFVIDEVLAFASHHEIPINSLEGFIRQIIGWREFIRAVYQLKGSEERTKNYWGFTRKIPPSFWNGTTGITPIDVTIRKVLDTGYCHHIERLMVLGNFMLLCEFDPDDVYRWFMELFIDAYDWVMVPNVYGMSQFADGGLMSTKPYISGSNYLMKMSDYPKGDWQVTWDGLFWRFMHTHRDFFLQNPRLGMLVRSFDAMPETKRQGHLKHAEQFLGGL, from the coding sequence ATGAGTACAGGCATCCTTTTTCCGCATCAATTGTTTGAGAACAATGTGCTTGTTTCCAAATGCGAGACCCTGTATTTGGTGGAGGAATATTTGTTCTTCCGGCAATACAAATTCCACAAGCAGAAAATTGCCTTTCACCGGGCAAGCATGAAAGGCTACGCCTCCTACCTGCAAGGAAAAGGGATTGAGGTTCATTACATTGAAGCCATTGATCCGCTGTCGGATGTCAGGAAATTGATTCCGTTTTTGAAGGAGAAGGGGGTGGAATCCCTTGCTTACATTGACACCACCGACGATTGGCTGGAACAACGCTTGCACACGGCTTGCAAGGCGCAGCAGGTCGAATTGACACAATACCCCACGCCGATGTTTCTCAATTCGGCAGCAGAAATTACGGCCTATTTTGCCGGGAAAAAGCGGATGTTTCAGACCGATTTTTACAAGCATCAGCGCTTGCGCAGGAAGATTTTGCTCGAATCCGATCAAAAGCCGATTGGAGGAAAGTGGTCCTTTGACGAGGAGAACCGGCTGAAATATGCCAAAGGAAAAACCCCACCCAAGACGGAATTTCTGCCTTCGAATGCAATCTATGAGGAAGCATTCGCCTATACCCAAACCCATTTCGCAGACCATTATGGCCAACTGAATCCTAATTTCCGCTATCCGACGACCTTCGCAGAAAGCAAAGCTTGGCTCAGGGAGTTTTTCCATTCGAGATTCGCAGAATTTGGCGCCTACGAAGATGCCATCCTCTCCAAAGAGCACATTTTGCACCACAGTGTCTTGACGCCCATGCTGAATGTGGGACTGCTGACGCCGCAATTTGTGATCGACGAAGTCCTCGCTTTTGCCAGTCATCATGAAATTCCCATCAATTCACTGGAAGGTTTCATTCGGCAAATCATTGGATGGCGGGAATTTATCCGCGCGGTTTATCAACTGAAAGGCAGCGAAGAACGGACCAAAAACTACTGGGGATTTACTCGGAAGATTCCGCCTTCCTTTTGGAATGGAACCACCGGTATCACGCCCATTGACGTAACGATTCGCAAGGTTTTGGATACGGGTTATTGCCATCATATCGAACGCCTGATGGTATTGGGGAACTTCATGCTGCTGTGCGAATTTGACCCCGATGACGTTTATCGCTGGTTCATGGAGCTGTTTATCGATGCTTATGACTGGGTGATGGTGCCCAACGTGTATGGCATGAGTCAGTTTGCCGACGGCGGGCTGATGTCGACCAAACCTTATATCAGCGGCAGCAATTACCTCATGAAAATGAGCGACTACCCCAAAGGGGATTGGCAAGTGACCTGGGACGGATTGTTTTGGCGGTTCATGCATACACACCGTGATTTTTTCCTGCAAAATCCCCGTTTGGGCATGTTGGTCCGAAGCTTCGACGCGATGCCGGAAACCAAACGGCAGGGACATTTGAAGCATGCGGAGCAGTTTCTTGGGGGGCTTTGA
- a CDS encoding DUF2256 domain-containing protein, with amino-acid sequence MQQRKKRDFPTKICCVCQRPFAWRKKWKKVWDEVKYCSDQCRMKKQKI; translated from the coding sequence ATGCAACAAAGAAAAAAACGGGATTTTCCCACCAAAATTTGCTGCGTTTGTCAGCGCCCATTTGCCTGGCGAAAGAAGTGGAAAAAGGTCTGGGACGAAGTCAAATATTGCAGTGATCAGTGTCGCATGAAGAAGCAGAAAATATGA
- a CDS encoding flavin reductase has product MELNKENIQQLEQRYRTAFVNSLAGFRQVVLVGSKSAAGHENLAIFNSLIHLGANPALLGLISRPDTVPRDTLQNILETKEYTLNYVQAAQFEKAHQTSARYEKEVSEFEQVGLEPLYQFGCYAPFVANAVVKIGMKLEATIPIPQNGTLLIIGSITHVALDDSLVGPDGYVDLAAAEVLISQGLDAYFVAQSIGRLPYAKP; this is encoded by the coding sequence ATGGAACTCAACAAAGAAAACATCCAGCAATTGGAGCAACGCTACCGCACGGCCTTCGTCAATTCCTTGGCGGGATTCCGGCAGGTGGTTTTGGTCGGTTCGAAGTCCGCGGCGGGGCATGAGAATCTCGCAATATTCAATTCGTTGATTCATTTGGGGGCTAATCCTGCGTTGTTGGGGCTGATCAGCCGGCCCGATACGGTGCCGCGCGATACCTTGCAGAATATCCTGGAAACCAAGGAATATACCTTGAATTATGTTCAGGCTGCGCAGTTTGAAAAGGCGCATCAAACGTCGGCAAGGTATGAAAAGGAAGTCTCCGAATTTGAACAAGTGGGCTTGGAACCCCTGTACCAATTCGGATGTTATGCGCCGTTTGTTGCGAATGCGGTGGTGAAAATTGGGATGAAATTGGAAGCTACGATTCCGATTCCGCAGAATGGCACGCTCCTGATTATCGGCAGCATCACCCATGTCGCGCTCGATGACTCCCTTGTGGGGCCGGACGGTTATGTGGACTTGGCGGCAGCGGAAGTCTTGATCAGCCAAGGGCTTGACGCTTATTTCGTTGCGCAATCCATCGGAAGGTTGCCGTATGCCAAGCCTTAA
- a CDS encoding TIGR03643 family protein, which yields MESKDIDRIIEMAWEDKTPFEAIAVQFGLSEANVIALMRKELKRSSFNLWRKRVNSGLSQKHALKRSPEIIRFKSSNQKSISFNKVSKR from the coding sequence GTGGAATCCAAAGACATCGATCGCATCATAGAAATGGCTTGGGAAGACAAAACGCCTTTCGAAGCCATCGCGGTGCAGTTTGGGCTTTCGGAAGCGAATGTCATTGCGCTCATGCGCAAAGAACTGAAGCGCAGCAGTTTCAATTTGTGGCGAAAACGCGTGAACAGTGGCCTCAGCCAAAAACACGCCCTCAAAAGAAGTCCTGAAATCATTCGGTTCAAATCCAGCAACCAAAAGTCGATTTCATTCAACAAAGTCAGTAAACGCTAA
- a CDS encoding SDR family oxidoreductase — protein MRNYLIIGGSSGIGQALANQLSQAENQVFATYHKTEPPLDHPHLQYHPLDVLEDANALAFLPDHLDGLVYCPGSINLRPFERIKPADFEADYKLQVIGAIKVIQSVLPRLKKSDNASIVLFSTVAVQTGMPFHTQVAASKGAIEGLTKALAAEFAPKIRVNCIAPSLTDTPLAAALLNTEQKREANALRHPLKRIGTPDDIANMAAFLLSENAGWITGQILHVDGGMSSLKA, from the coding sequence ATGCGAAATTATTTGATCATTGGGGGTTCGAGCGGTATCGGTCAAGCATTGGCCAATCAGCTCTCTCAGGCGGAAAATCAGGTGTTTGCTACCTATCACAAAACGGAGCCGCCGCTGGACCATCCGCATCTGCAGTATCATCCTTTGGATGTTTTGGAGGATGCCAATGCGCTGGCCTTTTTGCCGGATCACTTGGATGGATTGGTCTACTGCCCGGGGAGCATCAACTTGCGCCCCTTTGAGCGCATCAAACCGGCGGATTTTGAGGCGGATTACAAGCTCCAAGTCATTGGAGCCATCAAGGTCATTCAATCGGTTTTGCCGAGGTTGAAAAAATCGGATAACGCATCCATCGTGCTGTTTTCGACCGTCGCGGTACAAACCGGCATGCCGTTTCATACGCAGGTCGCCGCATCCAAGGGTGCCATCGAAGGGCTGACAAAGGCTTTGGCGGCTGAATTTGCACCCAAGATTCGGGTGAATTGTATTGCGCCATCGTTGACCGATACGCCATTGGCTGCGGCATTGCTCAATACCGAACAAAAAAGAGAGGCCAATGCCTTGCGGCATCCTTTAAAACGAATTGGGACCCCGGACGACATCGCCAACATGGCCGCGTTTTTACTTTCGGAAAACGCAGGCTGGATCACCGGGCAAATCTTGCATGTCGATGGTGGAATGTCTTCGCTGAAAGCTTAG
- a CDS encoding ATP-binding protein: MAQKKLPIGIQSFRNLIQDDFIYVDKTEYCHRLITNGRYYFLSRPRRFGKSLLISTLKEIFEGNRQLFKGLWIEDKIDWEPRPVILLDFSEIVSRETPLATSLNMEMDRLAAQHGLGPLMGDYSQKFRALIEQLGAQQKVAILVDEYDKPIIHFIEDLAKAEENRAVMKNLYSVIKGNDAHIAFFMLTGVSKFSQVSIFSDLNNLNDITLDEEYASMVGYTQQEIQDNFPGYLDALKSKWSMHSLDVMAEMKAWYNGYSWDGESFVYNPFSILNLLSKLRFQDYWFATGTPTFLMKLIRQGQYSIFDFENKEVSLQAFNTFDVSAIEIKSLLFQTGYLTIKKFDALGQSVTLDFPNKEVANAFSFHLLSEFAEKNKENTDSLIRKLNGHLKNGEIDAWMTTLRALFAGIAYPIQPTAEAAMENFEKYYHTMFYLMLKLLGYDIQVEVMTHNGRIDAVITANGHIYIIEFKLGDAASAMAQIKSKGYHTPYLTSGKKIVLVGIGFDVTTRNVGDFLVEEVSG; the protein is encoded by the coding sequence ATGGCACAGAAGAAGCTTCCAATCGGCATTCAGTCTTTCCGGAATTTGATTCAGGACGACTTCATCTATGTGGATAAGACCGAATATTGCCATCGCCTGATCACAAATGGGAGGTATTATTTTCTTTCCCGTCCCCGACGCTTTGGGAAGTCATTGCTCATCAGCACCCTCAAAGAAATCTTTGAAGGCAATCGACAGCTTTTTAAAGGTCTTTGGATCGAAGACAAGATCGATTGGGAACCGCGACCGGTGATTTTGCTGGATTTTAGCGAGATCGTCAGTCGGGAAACACCTTTGGCTACGTCGCTGAATATGGAAATGGACCGGCTTGCGGCGCAGCATGGTCTTGGTCCGCTGATGGGTGATTACAGCCAAAAATTTCGCGCTTTGATCGAGCAATTGGGCGCGCAGCAGAAGGTCGCAATACTTGTCGATGAATATGACAAACCGATCATTCATTTCATCGAAGACCTGGCAAAGGCTGAGGAGAACCGCGCCGTGATGAAGAATTTATACAGCGTGATCAAGGGAAATGACGCACACATTGCATTCTTCATGCTCACAGGCGTGTCCAAGTTTAGCCAAGTTTCCATCTTTTCCGACCTCAACAATCTGAATGACATTACGCTTGACGAGGAATACGCGTCCATGGTCGGATACACGCAGCAGGAAATTCAAGACAATTTTCCTGGCTACCTTGATGCGCTCAAATCCAAATGGTCCATGCATTCGCTAGACGTGATGGCCGAGATGAAAGCCTGGTACAATGGCTACTCTTGGGATGGTGAAAGCTTCGTTTATAACCCATTTTCGATACTCAATCTCCTGAGCAAGCTGCGGTTTCAAGATTATTGGTTTGCCACGGGCACGCCGACCTTTTTGATGAAATTGATCCGTCAGGGGCAGTATAGCATCTTCGACTTCGAGAACAAGGAGGTTTCGCTGCAAGCCTTCAATACCTTCGACGTTTCGGCAATTGAAATCAAGTCGCTTCTTTTCCAAACCGGTTACCTGACCATCAAAAAGTTTGATGCGCTAGGTCAATCCGTCACACTTGACTTTCCCAACAAGGAGGTCGCCAATGCATTTTCCTTTCATCTACTCTCGGAATTTGCAGAAAAGAACAAGGAAAACACCGATAGTTTGATCCGCAAGCTGAATGGCCACCTGAAAAATGGTGAGATCGATGCATGGATGACGACCCTCCGGGCCCTCTTCGCGGGAATCGCCTATCCGATCCAACCGACAGCCGAAGCTGCGATGGAGAACTTTGAAAAGTATTACCATACCATGTTTTACTTGATGCTCAAGCTGCTTGGCTACGACATTCAAGTAGAGGTGATGACGCACAACGGCCGAATTGATGCCGTGATCACCGCAAATGGCCACATTTACATCATCGAATTCAAGCTCGGCGATGCCGCTTCTGCAATGGCACAAATTAAAAGCAAGGGTTACCATACGCCGTATTTGACCTCCGGGAAAAAGATTGTGCTCGTGGGGATTGGTTTTGATGTGACGACGAGGAATGTGGGGGACTTTTTGGTGGAGGAGGTGTCGGGGTGA
- the katG gene encoding catalase/peroxidase HPI, protein MHDATVTAKVDKCPVMHGASTGSTSGDVHANVQNPGGTNDQEWWPNQLDLSPLRHNSELSNPMGEQFIYAKAFSTLDYAALKKDIAAVLTQSQDWWPADFGNYGPLFIRMAWHSAGTYRTGDGRGGAGEGQQRFAPLNSWPDNGNLDKARRLLWPIKQKYGAKISWADLMVLSGNVALESMGFPTIGFGAGRADVWEPQSNVYWGSETKWLEDNRYSEGRKLENPLAAVQMGLIYVNPEGPNGNPDPLLSAKDIRETFARMGMNDEETVALIAGGHTFGKTHGAGPASNVGPEPEAAPIEAQGLGWASTYGTGKGKDAITSGLEVTWTNTPTQWGHAFFQILFNNEWELTKSPAGANQWVAKNAPASIPDAFDPNKKQLPTMLTTDLALRYDPIYEKISRKFLAQPEEFTKAFGRAWFKLTHRDMGPRALYLGPEVPKDDFLWQDPIPAATSPAIDAKEIAELKASILKSELTIGELVSTAWASASTFRGSDKRGGANGARIQLAPQKDWAVNNPAQLAKVLGVYGKIQQDFNAKSKTKKVSMADLIVLGGSAAVEKAAKNAGFSIEVPFTPGRTDATQEQTDVASMGVLEPMADGFRNYTKAQYTVPTEALLVDKAQLLTLTVPEMTALVGGMRVLNGNFDHSKHGVFTTKPGSLTNDYFVNLLDMSTVWTATDATKEVFEGKDRSTGKVKWTATRADLIFGSNSELRAIAEVYASSDAKEKFAKDFVAAWTKVMNLDRFDLK, encoded by the coding sequence ATGCACGACGCAACGGTGACGGCCAAGGTCGACAAGTGCCCTGTGATGCATGGCGCCTCCACCGGCAGCACCTCGGGCGATGTGCATGCCAATGTCCAAAACCCCGGGGGGACCAATGACCAGGAATGGTGGCCCAATCAGCTTGACTTGAGCCCGTTGCGGCACAATTCCGAGCTGTCCAATCCGATGGGGGAGCAATTCATTTATGCCAAGGCATTCTCCACCCTCGATTACGCCGCCTTGAAAAAGGACATTGCCGCAGTGCTGACGCAATCGCAGGATTGGTGGCCCGCTGACTTCGGCAATTATGGTCCGCTGTTCATCCGCATGGCCTGGCATAGCGCGGGCACCTACCGCACGGGCGACGGTCGCGGGGGCGCAGGCGAGGGGCAACAGCGCTTTGCGCCGCTCAACAGTTGGCCTGACAATGGCAACCTGGACAAGGCACGCCGCCTCCTTTGGCCGATCAAGCAGAAATACGGTGCCAAAATCTCCTGGGCCGACCTGATGGTCCTCTCCGGCAATGTCGCCCTCGAATCCATGGGCTTTCCTACGATCGGATTCGGCGCAGGCCGGGCCGATGTCTGGGAGCCACAAAGCAATGTCTATTGGGGTTCGGAGACCAAATGGCTCGAAGACAATCGTTATTCCGAAGGCCGCAAGCTTGAAAATCCGCTGGCTGCCGTGCAAATGGGCCTGATTTACGTGAATCCCGAAGGGCCGAATGGCAATCCCGATCCACTGCTTTCCGCCAAGGACATCCGCGAGACGTTTGCCAGGATGGGCATGAACGACGAGGAAACCGTGGCCTTGATCGCTGGCGGACATACGTTTGGCAAGACCCATGGTGCAGGACCGGCTTCCAATGTCGGTCCCGAACCCGAAGCTGCCCCGATTGAGGCGCAAGGATTGGGTTGGGCGAGCACTTATGGCACGGGAAAAGGCAAGGACGCCATCACTTCCGGCCTCGAAGTCACTTGGACCAATACGCCGACACAGTGGGGACATGCCTTTTTCCAGATTCTCTTCAACAACGAATGGGAATTGACCAAGAGCCCCGCAGGAGCGAATCAATGGGTGGCCAAAAATGCCCCGGCGAGTATCCCGGATGCATTCGACCCGAACAAAAAGCAGTTGCCGACCATGCTCACAACGGACTTGGCCTTGCGTTATGACCCGATCTACGAAAAGATCTCGCGCAAATTTCTGGCGCAACCCGAGGAATTTACCAAGGCCTTTGGCCGTGCATGGTTCAAATTGACGCACCGCGACATGGGTCCACGGGCACTGTACCTCGGCCCTGAAGTTCCCAAGGACGATTTCCTCTGGCAAGACCCGATTCCTGCCGCCACTTCGCCCGCCATCGACGCCAAGGAAATTGCCGAACTCAAGGCAAGCATCCTCAAGTCGGAATTGACCATCGGCGAATTGGTTTCGACGGCTTGGGCCTCGGCTTCGACCTTCCGTGGTTCGGACAAACGCGGCGGTGCCAATGGCGCGCGCATTCAATTGGCCCCGCAAAAAGACTGGGCGGTGAACAATCCGGCGCAATTGGCCAAGGTGTTGGGGGTTTATGGCAAGATACAGCAGGATTTCAACGCCAAATCGAAGACCAAAAAGGTGTCGATGGCCGACTTGATCGTGCTCGGTGGCAGCGCAGCCGTTGAAAAAGCTGCGAAAAATGCCGGATTCAGCATCGAAGTTCCCTTCACACCCGGCCGCACCGACGCGACGCAGGAGCAGACCGATGTCGCCTCCATGGGCGTGCTCGAGCCGATGGCCGATGGCTTCCGCAACTACACCAAAGCGCAATATACCGTTCCGACCGAAGCCCTGCTCGTGGACAAAGCGCAATTGCTCACCCTTACCGTTCCTGAAATGACGGCCCTCGTCGGCGGCATGCGGGTCTTGAATGGCAATTTCGACCATAGCAAGCACGGTGTCTTCACCACCAAACCCGGCAGTCTTACCAACGATTACTTCGTGAATCTGCTGGACATGAGCACGGTATGGACAGCGACGGACGCGACCAAGGAAGTCTTCGAAGGCAAGGACCGCAGCACCGGAAAAGTGAAATGGACGGCCACCCGCGCCGACTTGATCTTCGGTTCCAACTCCGAATTGCGCGCCATTGCCGAAGTCTACGCAAGCAGCGACGCCAAGGAGAAATTCGCCAAGGACTTTGTTGCCGCTTGGACGAAGGTGATGAATTTGGATCGTTTTGATTTGAAATAG
- a CDS encoding T9SS type A sorting domain-containing protein: MRKTAFSLLILCLLLVSFLKAQTPVSGGIYANTTWTLANSPYIMTGPVVVFPGKTLTIEPGVEVRVKYGGIPNTGLMHYLEIRGSLVAVGTLNNPIVFKSDTLPTEFTWLGINVKGTQGGQITMDYFELDNAFNGIYSDQQGAPTWDLHHCTFRYNNYAVQPFGPMNFYDCIFQYNGQAIASNWQVYHNILLKRCELSNNTSCNGFQSDLSVDSCVIRDNRNGIWHTAGAITNTLFEGNTYAIYSVDANISNCIFNNNHKGLMEFLGEADNCSFSGNGLAAEMATGGRLTNSSFLNDTVAVAYAAALTANVPGPVVLQNRICGSVNYYFENKSDLNFALDQNCFCETDSTIIEGLIFDGYDDFTRGLFNYAIYDSTCQTILQYVTKVNLPTNTDLAFEGSFKLYPVPAGDQIFLALPANLSDDNRMASLHDAQGRQLGAPQRIASEELSWDLSQLASGMYFVRISGDVPVSLKFVK; encoded by the coding sequence ATGAGAAAAACTGCATTTTCCCTATTAATCCTCTGCCTCTTGCTTGTTTCCTTCCTCAAAGCGCAAACTCCGGTCAGCGGCGGCATTTATGCCAACACGACTTGGACGCTCGCCAACAGTCCTTATATCATGACCGGCCCCGTGGTGGTATTTCCCGGGAAGACACTTACCATTGAACCCGGCGTCGAAGTGCGGGTCAAATACGGCGGAATTCCCAATACAGGGCTCATGCATTACCTTGAAATTCGCGGCAGTCTCGTGGCCGTCGGTACCCTCAACAATCCGATTGTGTTCAAAAGCGATACGCTACCGACCGAATTCACTTGGTTGGGCATCAATGTCAAAGGCACGCAGGGCGGACAAATCACGATGGACTACTTTGAATTGGACAATGCTTTTAACGGCATTTACAGCGATCAGCAGGGTGCACCGACCTGGGACCTGCACCATTGCACATTTCGGTACAACAATTATGCGGTGCAGCCCTTTGGTCCGATGAATTTTTACGACTGCATTTTTCAGTACAATGGTCAGGCGATCGCCTCCAACTGGCAAGTGTACCACAACATTCTCTTGAAGCGCTGCGAATTGTCCAACAATACCAGTTGCAATGGTTTTCAGAGCGACCTTTCAGTCGACAGCTGCGTGATTCGCGACAACAGGAACGGGATTTGGCACACCGCAGGTGCGATCACCAATACGTTGTTTGAGGGTAATACCTACGCCATTTACAGCGTGGATGCCAACATTTCGAATTGCATTTTCAACAACAACCACAAAGGACTGATGGAGTTTTTGGGTGAAGCCGACAACTGCAGCTTCAGTGGAAATGGTTTGGCAGCTGAAATGGCCACCGGCGGCCGCCTCACGAATTCCAGCTTTCTGAACGATACGGTAGCGGTCGCCTACGCCGCGGCACTGACGGCGAACGTGCCCGGTCCCGTGGTATTGCAAAATCGCATCTGCGGTTCGGTGAACTATTATTTCGAAAACAAAAGTGACCTGAACTTCGCTTTGGATCAGAATTGCTTCTGCGAAACCGATTCCACGATTATCGAAGGGCTGATTTTCGACGGGTACGATGACTTCACCCGTGGCCTCTTCAATTATGCCATCTACGACAGCACTTGTCAGACGATTTTGCAATACGTGACCAAGGTGAATCTGCCTACCAATACCGATCTCGCCTTCGAAGGCAGCTTCAAGCTGTATCCGGTGCCGGCGGGCGACCAGATTTTCCTTGCATTGCCTGCAAACCTTTCGGATGACAACCGCATGGCGAGCCT